In a single window of the Synechococcus sp. MW101C3 genome:
- a CDS encoding folylpolyglutamate synthase/dihydrofolate synthase family protein encodes MDLGLERLRAALAELGHPERRFAAVQVAGTNGKGSICVLLHAALQAAGHRCGLYTSPHLVSWCERIQLGAAPIAPAHLRRLLTALQPLARRHDLTPFELVTAAAFVAFAEAGLEIVVLEVGLGGRLDATTVHPDRRVLGFASIGLDHAEFLGDSEAAIAAEKAGVLHGAAAAVSGPQRPDVAAVLAQRAQQQGCPLHWVRPLEQQGQELVAGRLRWRHGLPGDMQRTNAAVALEMLQVLRRQGWHLPDGAISAGFAAARWPGRRQRARWGQLPLLLDGAHNLPAAQALRAELDGGGRGTPAPPQLWVLGMLANKQGPEMVHALLAPADRCWLVPVPGHACWSAAELRSACPERASALLAAASLEEGLAAASTVWETVAGAAPVVVAGSLYLLGSLLAAGTLDLVPGAGESEDGMSGLER; translated from the coding sequence GTGGACCTGGGCCTGGAGCGTCTGCGGGCGGCGCTGGCGGAGCTGGGCCATCCCGAACGCCGCTTTGCCGCCGTGCAGGTGGCCGGCACCAACGGCAAGGGCTCGATCTGCGTGCTGCTCCATGCGGCGCTTCAGGCCGCCGGCCATCGCTGCGGGCTCTACACCTCGCCCCATCTGGTGAGCTGGTGCGAACGGATCCAGCTGGGGGCCGCTCCCATCGCTCCCGCCCACCTGCGCCGCCTGCTGACGGCCCTGCAACCGCTGGCGCGCCGCCACGATCTCACCCCGTTCGAGCTGGTGACGGCGGCGGCTTTCGTGGCCTTCGCCGAAGCCGGGCTGGAGATCGTGGTGCTGGAGGTGGGGTTGGGGGGACGGCTGGATGCCACCACGGTCCACCCTGATCGCCGCGTGCTGGGGTTCGCCAGCATCGGCCTCGACCACGCTGAATTCCTCGGTGACAGCGAGGCGGCGATCGCCGCTGAAAAAGCCGGCGTGCTGCATGGGGCCGCTGCGGCCGTGTCTGGGCCCCAGCGGCCCGATGTGGCGGCCGTGCTGGCGCAGCGGGCGCAACAGCAGGGCTGCCCACTTCACTGGGTGAGACCGCTGGAGCAACAGGGGCAGGAGCTGGTGGCGGGTCGGTTGCGCTGGCGCCATGGCCTGCCGGGCGACATGCAGCGCACCAATGCGGCGGTGGCGCTGGAGATGCTCCAGGTGCTGCGCCGCCAGGGCTGGCACCTCCCCGACGGGGCGATCAGCGCGGGGTTTGCCGCCGCCCGCTGGCCAGGCCGCCGGCAGCGGGCGCGCTGGGGCCAGCTGCCCCTGCTGCTGGACGGGGCGCACAACCTGCCGGCGGCCCAGGCGCTGCGGGCCGAACTTGACGGTGGCGGCAGGGGCACGCCGGCGCCGCCCCAGCTCTGGGTGCTGGGCATGCTGGCCAACAAGCAGGGCCCGGAGATGGTGCACGCCCTGCTGGCCCCCGCGGATCGCTGCTGGCTGGTGCCCGTTCCCGGCCACGCCTGCTGGAGCGCCGCCGAGCTGCGCAGCGCCTGCCCAGAGCGGGCCAGCGCCCTGCTGGCTGCCGCCAGCCTGGAAGAGGGACTGGCGGCGGCGTCCACCGTCTGGGAGACCGTTGCCGGGGCCGCGCCGGTGGTGGTGGCGGGCTCGCTCTACCTGCTGGGCAGCCTGCTGGCGGCTGGCACGCTGGACCTGGTCCCCGGGGCAGGGGAGAGTGAGGACGGCATGTCCGGGCTGGAGCGATGA
- a CDS encoding pentapeptide repeat-containing protein: protein MAALAVLVAALLLGAGLGPLPALALDTSAGVGLQERALFQDRVDYTLTNQSGVDFSGQQLANTSFAGALGRDADFSGADLHGSILTQGVFSRSDFRGADLSDALMDRADFSETDLRGALLRGVIAAGSSFSGAQVENADFTDALLDRADQRALCQRASGTHPLTGISTRASLECG from the coding sequence TTGGCCGCACTGGCCGTGCTGGTAGCGGCGCTGCTGCTGGGGGCAGGCCTGGGGCCGCTGCCGGCTCTTGCGCTCGACACCTCCGCCGGGGTGGGCCTCCAGGAGCGCGCTCTGTTTCAGGACCGGGTCGATTACACGCTCACCAACCAGAGCGGCGTGGATTTCAGTGGTCAGCAGCTCGCCAACACGTCGTTTGCCGGCGCGCTGGGGCGGGATGCCGATTTCTCTGGAGCCGATCTGCACGGCTCGATCCTCACGCAGGGAGTGTTTTCGCGCTCCGATTTCCGTGGCGCCGATCTCTCCGACGCGCTGATGGACCGGGCTGACTTCAGTGAAACCGATCTGCGCGGTGCCCTGCTGCGCGGGGTGATCGCCGCCGGCAGCAGCTTCAGCGGCGCGCAGGTGGAGAACGCCGACTTCACCGATGCTCTGCTGGACCGCGCCGATCAGCGCGCTCTCTGCCAGCGGGCCAGCGGCACCC